The genomic interval TGTTGAAATACCTACTGACTAGGGCACCAGGGATAGGTAGTGTTATCTGTTGGGTCTCCATTTCTATGCTTTTCTGCTGTGGCACTGTTTTCACCATCTCCCTTGGTGcaaaatttaactcaattttcatttttctggtctTTAGCTGCCCTCAGAGAATTGCTAATAATAAGTGTTTTTAggcagagttctccagagaaacagaaccagtaggatatatatatatatatatatatatatatatatatatatatccatagaaagagatttattgtgAGGGATTGGCTCACACAAATGTGGAGGCCCTCACCAGGAGCACTGAAGtatgagggcaggagaagatggctGTCCCAACTTAAGCCATAGAACAATTcgcccttcctctccctttctgttcTATTTGGGGTCTCAATGATTTCGATGATGTCCATCCACATTGGTGAAGGCAATCTAATTTACTCATTCTACAGACTCATATGCTAATTCCTTCCAtgaacaccctcacagacacacccaggaaTAATGTTTTACTAGCTGTTTGGggatcccttagcccagtcaagttgatacataaaattaaccatgacATAAAGTATGACActtaaaatttgagaattttcctCTTTTGCCGCAGACTAATCTGAACATTCCCTTATCTCTcctaaataaatcaagaaaataaaattatttactcCATTTCTTCTTGATTGGTTTTCATACAAATAGAGTAACAAGTTATAATCAATTTGTGATATTTCCCTGTGTAGATTTTATGACCGTTTAAATGCTGGAAATCACTATCTATTGTCTTCTTGGAGAAAAGAATGCCAgtaactttacatttaaaatgattttattacaAGGCTTATTCTCTTTGGTTTTCATTACTTCATTTAAGCGATGGGGTCCAGATCCAATAGTATCATAAGAAGAAAGGATGTGTTTGTCTCTTATTGAATGTCTGCCTTCTGTTTATAGATATTAATatattgagttatttttctttagggtGTCATGGttctaggtttctttttaaaaattttttttttgacgtttatttattttttgagacagagagagacagagcatgaatgggggaggagcagagagagagggagacacagaatcggaagcaggctccaggctctgagccatcagcccagagcccgatgtggggctcgaactcacggaccgtgagattgtgacctgagctgaagtcggacgcttaaccgactgagccacccaggtgccccactaggtTTCTTATTGTAAGTTTGGGGGTTCTTTCAATTCCTTAAGCTCCATTTTACTAGTTCTCTAGTTCAGTTGCATCTGCCATAGATTCCTGAGTGATAAGACATGGTTGATATAGGAACCAGTTGAACATCCCCAACTTTTTACTCTAAATCAAGTAATAAgatctttttctcttctgaatgCCAACCTGGCTCTTTTGGTGCTTTGAGATAAAGCCATTCTAAGTAAAAGTACATCCTAACCCATTGAAAGACAAGAGAGTGGTATTTGAGGGACATCGAGTGTTAAACATGTTTTAGACACATTGTGTATGAATGTGTGGGTTGTGCCCTGATGGGGGAGACTCTGTCCACTCAGAAGAAGGAGAATCTTTTTCATATAAAGATGATGTAGGCTCAGTAAGCTGTGTATTCTTCAAACTGTTTCTACCTAAAGGTGATGCCTTTTTCTAATTCTGGTAAGGTTGTGCTAGTGAAGACCCCATCCCTTTgacttacttctttttcttttttttaagtgtttatttatatttgaggaggggaggggcagagagagagggagacagaggatctgaatcaggcaTGAGGATGCtgaagcagagagcccaacgtgggactcaaactcacaaaccatgagatcatgacctgagccgaagttggatgctgagccaactgagccacccaggtgcccctgacttacttactttttaaatcgaggtgaaattcacataacatacactaaaccattttaaaatgtacagttgaGTGGCCTTTAGTGCATCCACCTTGTTATGCAGCTACCATTCCTCTGTCTAGTTTAAAACCTTTTTCATCACCCAGAATACCACCTGATAATCTTTAGTAATTACTTCCCATTCCCCCTTTATCTCCAGCCAGTGATTTACCACTTTGATTTTATAATCAAAGATTTTATCCATCAAAATGGAAGttcttattatgtatttttttatttgatcctTGCTTCATTCTAGAACTTTCTCTGGAGATTAGAATAAGAATGGGCACAGTGTATGCCAGTCTCGTGCTCGTTTAAATCCATTCTTGtgatgaacatttattttctagttcacGGTACATGAACGAATTGTATAGATGTTGTAGAAGCACCAGTTGAAATTCCCTTTCATCATTTTCCAAAGTATATTTTGAGGAACACTAGTGTTACAGGATGCTAGTTGGTAATGAATGGAGTATTCCCCAACTAAATCAGTTTGGGAGTAATAGTTATAGAGCTTTCTTTAATATTCTGATGTGTTTTATAAACCTTCAACATGGTGCAAATGCATGCAACATTACTTGACCATTGAATAATTTTTCCTCATTGGGCGTCTGAAGAGACTGTCAGTGCATCACCTGTTTAGGAAATAATCCATCCTGTGCCTGGCAGGGATGCTGTAAGCAATGAATGtcaattcttttgttttccagtttttctaacCTGGTGCCCAGGCGGGTGAAAGGGCCTTGCTCCAGAATCCATGGGTCCGGGgctcctaagtggctcagttggttaagcctgcaactcttggtttcagctcatgtcatgctCTCATAGTGTCTGGGTTTGAACTccacatggggttctgcactgacagtatagagcctgcttgggattttctctctttctcctctctcccccgctctctctccctctcaaaataaataaataaacttaaaaaaaataagaatgcttGGGTTCTTAGTTACAAAGTGGAGATTAGAACTTGAGATGTCTTTATATCTTATGCTAGTACTTTGAAATCTTATGCTTCCTGTCTTTCCAATTATGTATTATCCTTTTATATCCCAGAGAgttgaaagacttgtacacagaATTGTAtatgaaggaaatgaataaatttggTAATATCTCAAGAAgctaaataacataaaaattcctttttgtaAAATTGATCTTCTGGAACACCTAGCCTGTCAATTTGCACATGTGAGGACCTTGGAGAATAGTTCCTTAatactgatattttcttttaccaTAGATTTTGGCTGTAGAATATTGGACCATTTAAtggtaaaacaaaggaaaaccattttttaaagacctttaaaaaagggaaaaataaagaaacaccaTAGTGCCATACCACAGTTACTGAGATTTTGAAAAATCCAAATACCCCAATATCAATAACaaattccaaagaaaagaaagctccAACAATGACTTTGTCattgaagaataaaaattttattaaatcccAAATCCAATGAGCTGTTGAACTATTTCAGGTGGTATTTATAGTAAAAGTTTTATACATTCCTATTAACCTTGTAGGACTTCTGTTCATGTCCaggtttatgaaatatttttggttttcgattataaattaatttacatcTTAGGAAATTTTGTAGCCATTTGCAAGCTGTGTTATGGGTATTGGAGCTCAGAAGTTTATCGGGACTCTACATTGCCTCATTTTGAAGTGCCAGTTTCTTAGGATTCCTTTAGAAAGAGATTTTCAACAGGTTGACTGGCAGGAGGTGGGCTCACAGCAGgtgggctggcagcagctgggctgacagcagtagcagcagcaggcAGGGCGGCAGCAGGACTGTCCACAGTAGGACGGGCGGCAGCAGGAGGCCTGGGCGTGGTGCAgctggcagcaggtggggggTATGCAGCTCACCACACAGCAGGGGGGCAGGCAGGTGTCCTCCACGCGGCAGTCAGGGCGGCACCACCTGACGCGGCAGCTCACGGCTCCGCAGCCACCCTCCTGGCCGCCACCAGTGCCACAGCCGGTCCCGCAGCAGCTGTTctggcagcagctgggctggcagcagctggtctggcagcagctgggctggcagcagctgggctggcagcagctgttctggcagcagctgggctggcagcagctgttctggcagcagctgggctggcagcagctgtTCTGGCAGCAGCTGGTctggcagcagctgggctggcagcagctggtctggcagcagctgggctggcagcagctgtTCTGGCAGCAGttgggctggcagcagctggagtCACAGTTCCCGCTGGTGGAGCAGGTGGGAAATCCACAGAAGCTAGTGGAGCAGCAGGCCATGGTGTCTGGAGTGGGGCTGAGAGTTGGGTTGCTAAGagaagttttttgtgttttgctggTCACTTCCACGTTGGGCCTTTTATAGGCCTTGGCCAGTTCCTGTTTTGTGATGGACAGCATTTTTATCCTGTTACTCCTTAAACAAGCTTTTCCAGAGCCCTTTGATTGTTCAAATACTGTTATTTTAACTACATCCCCAAATTAGTTTTTCCTTTATTGCTAAACTAATACTCACTAAACGTGTCCATCCTTGGTAGAAATGTTGTTGTTTCATTTCCACGCAATGCTGTAATTTTTCCTCAAGTCTCAGCTTCCATTCTGCATTTATGGTCACATCACCTGACCAAGTGACTCTCACTGATAAGATGACACAATTTGGGGCTCATATTTACCAAAATTCAAGtctccagaaaaaaatgttaacaattgacTGCTATTTATGTAAGACTATTTTCCATTATATATGATTAATAAGATTATAGTCTCTATAATCAGGCAGATAGAAACTCTGATAAACTTCACATTAATAGAAACGCATTTAGTTTCCAGAAAATGGTCTCCAATTTCAGTGATCTCTCCTGAACTCCACACATTCATACTTGAGAAAACACCACTCAGGAGGATACATAGAACAAAAACTGTTCCATTGCATCTTACTGTGGATATTTTATTAGCCTGAATTTAAAAGAAGGGCTAAAATTGATAATCAGCCATTAGGAAAATATCccacaaaattttaagtgtaatttatatttttctatgaaagataaaaatcactggTCTGTGGATTATCTAGActgtatttatttctcaaaggtgggatttgttttcagtttatgtCATTTCATGTAACTACACCCTGTGTCCTATGAAAGGCTGTTAGACCAAAGAGCATGACAATCCAATTTATGAAGGGGAATCACTAAGAGAAAAAGTAGAAGTTAAGAAATGCTTCTTCTGGATCACAGTGTTTATAAGGCAGGGTAGGAAATGGATGGTCAAATATCATTCAATAGGTATAAGTGAAAAGAGATTAAGTGTACTTTACACTTGAGGTATAAGTGTAAATGGGTTGATGGTGTGGTATGGACCACTTTTAATTTCCCCTCAGCATGAGTTGATGTTAGAATACTGTTGAGTCTAGGAATGGCTATATTTTGGAGAAGTTAGTGACTTTCTCCATTTGCACAGTACACAGCCAGAGAACTGGGTATAAATTTCagcaaaacaaatttgaaataattttggtggttgccaaaataaagaatatcattTTCCATTTGCTGTTTAGGGTTATATggggggaatgaaaaaaaaagtggtggccAAAGAGCCTATTATTGTTATTTGTGGTAGGTTTGTCCCTTCCTTCCAATCTTGAATAAAAACATCACATCTTGAATAAAAACTAACACTCACATAGTTAGCTTTTTATGAGATGGAGGTATTGGTTTGTACAGCGAGAGAATTACCTTAGAATGTGATTCATGCCAGTGTCAAGAAAGATGTTCATGTCATGTGATAACCATGACTGTAGGTATGAAGTTGAAAAATGGTTGAAGGAATCCTCAAATGTCAGAGATCAAAAACTTAGTAAATCATCTGTCCAAACATTTAATTGTATAGGTACTGAcatcattgtttttataaatagcaaatgtttattaagtcATCATATTTTACCCAGAGCACTAAAGGGTTGTGCAGAAAGCCAGATTCAGTCTGTCTGCTTCATATCTTGCTCTAGTTTATGAATCATTATAATACTGATAGGGGGGCTGAATCAAGGAAAAGAGTCAAATATATTACCATCCATCCTCATAGTTTTAAATTGGAACACTGATGTTGTAATACAGACTGCTTTTTTGAAagtgtttattctgagagagaaagagagggagaggcctatgagcacaagcaggtgaggggcagagggaaagagaaagagaatccccagcaggctctgcattgtgagtgcagagcccaatgaggggcttgatctcatgaactgtgagatcatgacctgagctgaaatcgagagtgggacgcttaaccaactgagccacccaggtgcccccagactggtttttatttcctttcagcatttGCTGATGTTAGAATACTACTGAGTCTAGGAGTGGCTGccttttggaaattttaatgaCTTGCTTTAGTCAGACAGTACACAGCCAGCAGAGCAGGGTATAAAactcctgtctctccttcctaCATCAGTTATAgctgttttactttattttatacaaTGCTATTTTCCAGGAGCAGTTAATTCTTAAAACTCTttgtctcagggtgcctggatggctcaattggttaagtttttgactctcgatttcaggttgggtcatgttctcagggttgtggaattgagccccacattgggctctgtgctgacagcatggatcctacttgggattctctctgtccctctttctatctctgccccttgcctgtgctctctctctctcaaaataagtaaataaacatttaaaaaaaaccctctttgtttcctttttcaaaaaatgttttataatagtCCAAGAATAGAAATAGTAGCTACAGGCAGAAATGCTCTGGAGTAGTAACTTTAAACACACagtaaataagtataaatatgttAAGATTCTTTTAAGTGTCTTCTGATCAGAGGAGTTTTCCCTAGAGCTGCAATAACACATTtgattcttaattgttttttgtttcccaCATTCATATTAGGTAATATGCCTTCTGGGTTTCTATGTCTGACATactctttatgtcttctttattccGTGGCTATCATCCTAGTTCAGCTCGTACTATCACTTGGACCAGTTCAGTGGCCTCTTGACTTGTTTCTTATAGCCATTATATTGTCTAGCCTTTGGCCTTCCTTTTTGATAAACAACTACCATAGGAATCATCCTGATGCCCAATGCCTGTCATGTCATTCAGTTGCCCCAAGGGTTTCAACAACTCCTTAGTATTTACTGCATTAAGGGCATACTACTTTGGTTACTATTCAAAGCACACACACTCCCCAAATTTATCTTCCCCTGTTATTCTACATGTATCCTGTGTTCCCAGCCAAAGTATCCTCTGAACAAGCCCTCTTTCTATACCTTAGTGCATACTGTTACCAGTGAAAATGACATCTTCCTTTAGATCTGCATGCTGAAATCTTAACTTCTGTAAAATGCTAGCTTCCTTTTCGGTCTTTCTTGTTCTCCCCAGTCAGTAGTGATATTTTGACACACCGAAGTATGTTgtacttcttttttcattttctaatttttaggtgCATTATCGTGAATTTCATTTATCTCCCTAGAAGTTTCTTGAAGAGGGAATATTTTTAACTCACTTTAATTTCTATTGTATACCATACAGTCTGTGACTTGCAGATGGTAGGCAGTCAGTACATTTCGTTATATTTAAAATTAGTGAAAAACgttagaataaataagaaaaaccaaATATGGGTTTGCTAGGCCAAAGAAGAGAAgtttattagaaaacaaacatgCCACAAGACCTAAGATCTAAGGTGGGAAGAAGGGAGTTGATACTGTTACAAAGACTTGAGAACACCCCAAGTCTTAATAGGTAAGCCTGGATCTCCATTCAAACCCTGGTTGACTTGGGGTCTTGATGGTTTAGGGCAGGAGGTTTCTTAGGTAGAGAAAGGAGTATGACTCAGAAGGTTGATTGCTTGTTCTAGACCGTGCACTTAGTAGCAGCAGGAGGTCCTGCAGGTGGTGCGGCAGGGGGCAGGCTGGCAGCAGGGGGGGCGGCAGCAGGGCGCCTGCACAGAGatgggctggcagcaggtggagGCCCAGCAGCAGGGGCGGCAGACCACGGCCGTGCAGGACGTGGGGCAGCAGCTGATGGGGCGGCAGCAGCCCTCCTGCAGGGAGCAGGGGTCACAGCAGACGGGGCGGCGGCAGGGCTCGCAGATGGGGCGCGTGCAGCGGCAGGTGCAGGTCACGGGGCGGCACACGGTGGTCTGGCAGCTCACGGGGCGGCAGCAGCAGGGGTCGCGGCAGCAGCAGGGCTGGCAGCAGCCTCCCCCGCAGcccagggaggagcaggtggagcC from Panthera leo isolate Ple1 chromosome E1, P.leo_Ple1_pat1.1, whole genome shotgun sequence carries:
- the LOC122207074 gene encoding keratin-associated protein 1-3-like isoform X2, whose amino-acid sequence is MACCSTSFCGFPTCSTSGNCDSSCCQPNCCQNSCCQPSCCQTSCCHCCQPSCCQNSCCQPSCCQPSCCQTSCCQPSCCQNSCCGTGCGTGGGQEGGCGAVSCRVRWCRPDCRVEDTCLPPCCVVSCIPPTCCQLHHAQASCCRPSYCGQSCCRPACCCYCCQPSCCQPTCCEPTSCQSTC
- the LOC122207074 gene encoding keratin-associated protein 9-3-like isoform X1; amino-acid sequence: MSGSCCGSTCSSLGCGGGCCQPCCCRDPCCCRPVSCQTTVCRPGCCRPISCCPTSCTAVVCRPCCWASTCCHGNCDSSCCQPNCCQNSCCQPSCCQTSCCQPSCCQTSCCQNSCCQPSCCQNSCCQPSCCQNSCCQPSCCQPSCCQTSCCQPSCCQNSCCGTGCGTGGGQEGGCGAVSCRVRWCRPDCRVEDTCLPPCCVVSCIPPTCCQLHHAQASCCRPSYCGQSCCRPACCCYCCQPSCCQPTCCEPTSCQSTC